In the Cryptococcus neoformans var. neoformans JEC21 chromosome 1, complete sequence genome, one interval contains:
- a CDS encoding alcohol dehydrogenase, putative, translating to MSSPKTMKRYVLVHRNDLSGITFEQGAPLPQIKKSTEILINIKALSLNARDLQIATNQYPAPHPIPDGIVPVSDASGEIAAVGDDVTDFKVGDRVTPIIFQGHHQDEDVTLDSMNRGIGGARNGVAAEYFVCDQSEAVKIPKSFSHQDASTLAIAYATAWSSLYSHHPRLQSGDTVLCLGTGGVSLCAAQIALISGAKVIVTSSSQSKLDRVVDLLKPLVKGNFADTIHTIDYSRIDKWDEEVRRITEGKGANFVIEIGGRGTIGKSIRSTRRGGLVAVSGYLSTYKDIPKEILEEDLAQTILYSGSYVRGVFVCNREDEKRMISALEVGNVKPVIDKVFDFENLKEAYQYMADGKHFGKICVTV from the exons ATGAGTTCTCCTAAGACCATGAAAAGATACGTCCTCGTGCACCGCAACGATTTGAGCGGTATCACCTTTGAGCAAGgtgctcctcttccgcaaATCAAGAAATCGACAGAG ATTCTGATAAATATCAAAGCGTTGTCTTTGAACGCCCGTGATTTGCAAATCGCTACTAACCAATATCCAGCTCCACATCCAATCCCCGACGGAATTGTCCCAGTTTCTG ATGCAAGCGGAGAGATTGCCGCTGTAGGTGATGATGTTACCGACTTCAAAGTTGGCGACCGCGTCACGCCCATTATATTCCAAGGACATCATCAG gatgaagatgtgaCATTGGACAGTATGAACAGAGGGATTGGTGGAGCAAGGAACGGGGTTGCAGCGGAGTATTTCGTCTGCGACCAG TCAGAAGCTGTAAAGATCCCGAAGAGTTTTTCGCACCAAGATGCCTCAACCTTAGCA ATCGCATATGCCACTGCCTGGAGCAGTCTCTATTCCCATCATCCTCGGCTTCAGTCTGGTGATACTGTTCTTTGCCTCGGTACCGGCGGTGTCTCTCTTTGTGCTGCTCAAATTGCCCTCATATCTGGCGCAAAGGTCATTGTCACTTCTTCGTCCCAATCGAAGCTTGATCGCGTAGTCGATCTTCTCAAACCTCTCGTCAAGGGTAACTTTGCCGATACAATTCATACCATTGACTATTCCAGGATAGACAaatgggatgaagaagtgcGTAGGATCACTGAGGGGAAGGGAGCGAACTTCGTTATTGAGATTGGCGGCAGAGGAACAATTGGCAAGAGTATCAGGAGCACCCGAAGAGGAGGTCTTGTAGCCGTTTCAG GCTACCTTAGTACCTATAAAGACATACCCAAGGAGATTTTGGAAGAGGACCTGGCGCAGACTATCCTATATTCCGGAAGTTATGTCCGTGGAGTCTTCGTCTGCAACCGtgaggacgagaagagaatgatCTCGGCATTAGAAGTCGGCAATGTCAAACCTGTCATAGACAAG GTTTTCGACTTCGAAAACCTGAAGGAGGCATATCAGTACATGGCTGATGGCAAGCATTTTGGCAAGATATGTGTCACCGTGTAG